One segment of Cinclus cinclus chromosome 30, bCinCin1.1, whole genome shotgun sequence DNA contains the following:
- the AQP2 gene encoding aquaporin-2, producing MMWELRSIAFTRAVFAEFLATLVFVLFGLGSALNWPSAPAPSTLQIALAFGLAIGTLVQALGHVSGAHINPAVTLGCLLGSQLSLLRALFYVVAQLLGGVVGAAILHQITPADSREGLALNKLHNETTTGQAVTVELFLTFQLVLCVFASTDERREDNLGSPALSIGLSVAVGHLLGIRYTGCSMNPARSFAPAVVVGDFSDHWVFWVGPLIGAAAASILYNYVLFPQAKTLSERLAILKGCEPEPDWAEREVRRRQSVELHSPQTLPRGMSEKV from the exons ATGATGTGGGAGCTGCGCTCCATCGCCTTCACCAGGGCTGTCTTCGCAGAATTCCTGGCCACTTTGGTCTTCGTCCTCTTCGGCCTCGGCTCTGCCCTGAACTGGCCCTCGGCGCCGGCCCCGAGCACCCTGCAGATCGCGCTGGCCTTCGGGCTGGCCATCGGGACCCTGGTGCAAGCCCTGGGCCACGTCAGCGGCGCTCACATCAACCCGGCCGTGACCCtgggctgcctgctgggctcGCAGCTCTCGCTGCTCCGTGCCCTGTTCTACGTGGTGGCCCAGCTGCTGGGGGGGGTGGTGGGCGCTGCCATCCTGCACCAGATCACCCCGGCAGACTCACGGGAGGGCTTGGCCCTCAACAAG CTGCACAATGAGACCACGACGGGGCAGGCAGTGACAGTGGAGCTGTTCCTCACCTTCCAGCTGGTCCTGTGTGTCTTTGCTTCCACAGACGAGCGGCGTGAGGACAACCTGGGCTCCCCTGCCCTCTCCATTGGCCTCTCCGTGGCTGTGGGGCACCTCCTCGGG ATCCGTTACACCGGCTGCTCCATGAACCCTGCCAGGTCCTTCGCCCCCGCTGTCGTCGTCGGAGACTTCAGCGACCACTGG gtgtTCTGGGTGGGTCCCCTGattggggctgcagcagcttccaTCCTCTACAACTACGTCCTGTTCCCGCAGGCCAAAACCCTCTCGGAGCGCTTGGCCATTCTCAAGGGCTGCGAGCCTGAGCCGGACTGGGCCGAGCGTGAGGTCCGGCGGCGCCAGTCCGTGGAGCTGCACTCCCCCCAGACCCTGCCCAGGGGCATGTCTGAGAAGGTGTAG
- the AQP5 gene encoding aquaporin-5 codes for MKKEILTLAFARAVFVEFLSTLIFVFIGLGSALKWPSALPSILQIALAFGLAIGTLVQAFGHISGAHINPAVTIAFFVGNQISLLRTLLYVLAQLVGAIAGAGILYGVTPANTRGNLAINAINSNVTPGQALVVEIILTFQLAACIFASTDNRRSSVGSPALSIGLSVTVGHLVGIYFTGCSMNPARSFGPAVITRRFSPAHWVFWVGPILGACLASLLYFYVLVPYCMNMSDRVAIIKGTYESEEEWEEQREERKKSMELTPP; via the exons ATGAAGAAGGAAATACTAACCCTGGCCTTTGCTCGAGCCGTCTTTGTGGAGTTCCTCTCCACGCTCATCTTCGTCTTCATTGGGCTGGGCTCGGCGCTGAAGTGGCCATCGGCCCTGCCCAGCATCCTTCAGATCGCGCTGGCCTTCGGGCTGGCCATCGGCACCTTGGTGCAGGCTTTCGGCCACATCAGCGGCGCCCACATCAACCCCGCCGTGACCATCGCCTTCTTCGTGGGCAACCAGATCTCCCTGCTCCGCACGCTGCTCTACGTGCTGGCCCAGCTGGTCGGGGCCATCGCCGGCGCCGGGATCCTCTACGGTGTCACCCCCGCCAACACCCGCGGCAACCTGGCCATCAACGCG ATCAACAGCAACGTAACCCCAGGCCAGGCCCTGGTAGTGGAGATCATCCTCACCTTCCAGCTGGCCGCCTGCATCTTCGCATCCACGGACAACCGGCGCAGCAGCGTCGGCTCCCCCGCGCTGTCCATCGGCCTCTCGGTCACCGTGGGCCACCTGGTGGGG ATTTACTTCACCGGCTGCTCCATGAACCCTGCGCGCTCCTTCGGGCCCGCCGTCATCACCAGGAGGTTCAGCCCCGCGCACTGG GTGTTCTGGGTCGGGCCCATCCTTGGGGCTTGCTTGGCCTCCCTGCTCTACTTCTACGTCCTGGTGCCCTACTGCATGAACATGTCTGACAGGGTGGCCATCATCAAGGGCACCTACGAGTCCGAGGAGGAGTGGGAAGAGCAGcgggaggagaggaagaagtcCATGGAGCTGACCCCGCCGTAA